DNA from Rubripirellula lacrimiformis:
TTCGCCGTAGGTGACGACCACGAACTTTTTACCACCCAGGGCAACGATCGTTTGGTCGGGATTCTGGGGCTGATCGAACTCGACACCATCGACGGTGTGACAGGCGGCGCATTGCAGTTCGCTGAACAGCTGCTGACCGCGTACGGGGTCACCTTCGGGCAAACTGAATCCTCTGCCGGATTTCGGATCGGGCGCGCAACCGCATGCGGCCAACATCAGCAACGCGATGGGGATGATGAGAACTTTCATGGGTGGGCCTCTTGCTGGGATGGTGAGGGAACAAAACGTAAATCGCTACCTTTGACCGTATCGTTGGACAGCACGGGGGGCGGAACAACGCCGTGTTTCGAAAGTTGCGAAGGGATCGATTCACGGATAGACGTGGCGGGTTGGATCGCATCGTTGACCGGGATAACGATGGGTACGCCGGTCGGGATATCCAGATGGACAATCTCGTCATCCGAAACGTTATCGAGATATTTGACGAGTGCTCGTAGTGTGTTTCCATGAGCAACGATCAAAACGCGATTGGCGGCATCAAATGCTGGGACAATCGACCGGTGCCAGTACGGCAGCGTCCTTTCGATTGTGTCCTTCAGACTTTCGCCCAACGGCAGTTGATCGCTCCGCAACTTGGCATAACGTGGGTCACACCCTGGGAATCTCTTGTCACCGACGGTTAACAATGGTGGCCGAACGTCGAAACTTCGGCGCCACCGTTGAACCTGTTCTTCGCCAACTCGTTCCGCCATCTCGTGCTTGAATTCACC
Protein-coding regions in this window:
- a CDS encoding c-type cytochrome, with product MKVLIIPIALLMLAACGCAPDPKSGRGFSLPEGDPVRGQQLFSELQCAACHTVDGVEFDQPQNPDQTIVALGGKKFVVVTYGELVTSIINPSHRFAVHYTDDEIKDGDKSKMRTYNDELTITQLSDLVTFLESHYKVTPYEPTQYYPYY
- the gpmA gene encoding 2,3-diphosphoglycerate-dependent phosphoglycerate mutase encodes the protein MNNPSQKTLVLLRHGQSVWNLQNRFTGWTDVGLSDQGHAEAIQSGRRLATEGIQFDIAFTSVLKRAIKTLWLALEEMDQMWIPVQRSWRLNERHYGSLQGEFKHEMAERVGEEQVQRWRRSFDVRPPLLTVGDKRFPGCDPRYAKLRSDQLPLGESLKDTIERTLPYWHRSIVPAFDAANRVLIVAHGNTLRALVKYLDNVSDDEIVHLDIPTGVPIVIPVNDAIQPATSIRESIPSQLSKHGVVPPPVLSNDTVKGSDLRFVPSPSQQEAHP